GGCCTCTTTCGGGAGCTTCACGAGCTTGACGCCGCCGTTGGCACCGAGGCCGTCTTCGAGGGTCGCGGCGATCTGCTCGCCCGTTGCGCGGGGGATGCTGTCGAAGAGCGGCGCGTACGGCACCACCACGACCTTGACCTTGTCGGCCATCGCGACCGCGGGCGCGATGGACACCGCCACGGCGATCGCGGCGGCGATCGGGGCGAACTTGCGGCTCGGGTTCACGTGCTCTCGCTCCCTTGCCGGCCAGGGGATTGGCCGGTCGTTTCAAGGATTTGGGAGGGCGAGTCTATGGCCTGCCGCGTTCCGGAGTCAAACGACCTTCGACGTGGCGCATCGTTCGCCGACGTCCGGTGTGATAGGACGCTCGGATACTCGCGAACGCGGAATTCGGCGGGGCGCCGCCCCGGATCGTTCGCCAGGGCTCCTCTGTTGAGACGACGTGCGCCTGTCCATCGCCACCCGGATCTTCCTCGTCTTCGCCGCCGTCGTCTCGATCTTCGGGGCGGTGAGCTCGTTCGCCGTCTGGCGGATGCACGCGGTGGGCGCCGACATCCGGCTGGTGTCCGAGGGCTACCTGCCCCTGACCAAGGTGGCCGCCCAGCTCGAGACCTTCCACAAGAACAAGCAGCGGGACACCGACCGCCTGATCGAGGAGAAGGATCCCCGGGCCCAGCGGATCCTGATCAAGCTCGCCCGCCTCTACTATCCGCGGATCGTCCGGGAAAAGCTCGCCCAGGGCGGGCTCCTCGTCACCGAGACTCGCAGGCTGAGCGGTGCGAAGGAGAAGCCCTTCCTCGACGAGATCGAGGGGAGGCTCGCCGAGATCTCGCGGGACTACGACGTCTACGACGCGGAGGCCGACACCTTCTTCGCCGCCCTCGAATCCACCGAGGCCGAGTCCTCCGAAGTGGCGCCGGCCCCTGACGAGCGCGGCAAGGAGCTCAAGCGGACCGAGCGCCGGATCGATCGCTCGCTCCGCCTCTTGAGCCATGCCCTCGAGGGCCGGATCCAGGAGCGGGTGAAGGAGGCCCAGGCCACCGAGCGGAGCTCGTCCTGGGCGATCATCGGCTTCTCCATGGCCGCCATCGCCCTGGGGATCCTCGCCACCCTCCTCTCCCAGCGTCTGCTCTCTCCGATCCGACCCCTCACCCGGGCGGCGGTGCGGATCGGCGACGGCGACTACACCGCGCAGGTCCCGACCCGGGCGGCGAACGAGGTGGGCGTCCTCGCCCGGGCCTTCAACCAGATGGCCGCCTCGCTGCAGGCACGGGAGCGGGAGCTCCAGGAGAAGCAGGAGGAGCTCGTCCTGGCCGAGAAGCTCGCCACCGTGGGCCGGATGGCCGCGCAGATCA
The Vulgatibacter incomptus DNA segment above includes these coding regions:
- a CDS encoding sensor histidine kinase, which codes for MRLSIATRIFLVFAAVVSIFGAVSSFAVWRMHAVGADIRLVSEGYLPLTKVAAQLETFHKNKQRDTDRLIEEKDPRAQRILIKLARLYYPRIVREKLAQGGLLVTETRRLSGAKEKPFLDEIEGRLAEISRDYDVYDAEADTFFAALESTEAESSEVAPAPDERGKELKRTERRIDRSLRLLSHALEGRIQERVKEAQATERSSSWAIIGFSMAAIALGILATLLSQRLLSPIRPLTRAAVRIGDGDYTAQVPTRAANEVGVLARAFNQMAASLQARERELQEKQEELVLAEKLATVGRMAAQITHEIRNPLSSIGLNTELLAEELPAELPNAAEARRLCAAIGREVDRLADVTEDYLRFARLPKPELVREDVVALVRDLVAFVKPELDEAGIAVELDLPETLPAEVDENQLRQALLNLVRNSREAMAGGGTLKLAGRSDGDGIELSIHDSGPGVPPQALERIFDPFFTTKSGGTGLGLSLTQQIIAQHHGRVSCESGPTSGTTFTVHLPTPEYLA